A window of Gemmatimonadota bacterium contains these coding sequences:
- a CDS encoding phosphoglycerate kinase, producing MNKQVVSDLRDVDLRDRRVLVRVDYNVPLEEGGVADDTRIRATLPTLTYLLQHGARLVLLSHLGRPKGRWDERLSLRPAAARLGKLVPAPVRFVADVVGPEAHAAADSLPSGEILVLENVRFLPAEETNDRGLSEALAALGDVYVNDAFGAAHRAHASTCGVAEVVREDGRPAVAGLLMEKELRFLGEVLEAPGRPFVAILGGAKISGKIDVIENLLPRVDRLLVGGAMANTFFRGLGLETGASLVEEERVQLARDLLARAGDKLVLPVDGVVAEEAAPGAAASVVDRDAVPPQGRILDIGPKSVAVFQELLAEARTVLWNGPVGMFELEGCAEGTMALARMLADATAAGAVTVIGGGDTVAAVKAAGVAERMTHVSTGGGASLEFLEGRALPGVAALSDRRNG from the coding sequence ATGAACAAGCAGGTCGTGAGCGATCTGCGCGACGTGGATCTCCGCGACCGACGCGTCCTCGTACGCGTGGACTATAACGTGCCGCTCGAGGAGGGTGGGGTAGCGGACGACACGCGCATCCGCGCGACGCTCCCCACACTGACCTACCTGCTACAACATGGCGCGCGGCTGGTGCTGCTCTCGCACCTGGGCCGGCCGAAGGGGAGGTGGGACGAGCGGCTCTCGCTCCGCCCCGCCGCGGCGCGCCTGGGCAAGCTGGTGCCCGCGCCCGTGCGCTTCGTCGCCGACGTGGTGGGGCCGGAGGCGCACGCGGCGGCCGATAGCCTGCCGTCAGGCGAGATCCTGGTGCTCGAGAACGTGCGTTTCCTGCCCGCCGAGGAGACGAACGACCGGGGGTTGAGCGAGGCTCTGGCTGCGCTGGGCGATGTCTACGTGAACGACGCATTTGGCGCGGCGCACCGGGCTCATGCCTCGACCTGCGGCGTGGCGGAGGTGGTGCGCGAGGACGGCCGGCCCGCCGTGGCCGGGCTGCTGATGGAGAAGGAGTTGCGCTTCCTGGGGGAGGTGCTCGAGGCGCCCGGGCGACCGTTCGTTGCCATCCTGGGTGGCGCCAAGATCTCGGGGAAGATCGATGTGATCGAGAACCTTCTCCCCCGCGTCGATCGGCTGCTGGTGGGCGGTGCCATGGCCAACACGTTTTTCCGCGGGCTCGGGCTCGAGACAGGCGCCTCGCTGGTGGAGGAGGAACGCGTCCAGCTCGCTCGGGATCTGCTCGCCCGCGCCGGTGACAAGCTCGTACTGCCCGTGGATGGCGTGGTGGCCGAAGAGGCCGCGCCCGGGGCTGCGGCCTCGGTCGTGGATCGTGACGCGGTGCCTCCGCAGGGACGGATTCTGGATATCGGGCCCAAGAGTGTTGCTGTGTTCCAGGAGCTGCTGGCGGAAGCCAGGACTGTGCTCTGGAACGGCCCCGTCGGGATGTTCGAGCTGGAAGGCTGCGCGGAAGGGACCATGGCGCTGGCGCGCATGCTTGCCGACGCTACGGCTGCCGGCGCGGTCACGGTGATCGGCGGCGGGGACACGGTCGCCGCGGTGAAAGCCGCGGGAGTGGCGGAGCGGATGACGCATGTCTCGACTGGTGGCGGCGCCTCGCTCGAGTTCCTGGAGGGGCGGGCCCTGCCGGGAGTTGCGGCGCTGAGCGATCGTCGGAACGGCTAG
- a CDS encoding triose-phosphate isomerase, whose protein sequence is MRTPVIAGNWKMHKGPSATREFFRQFKPRYSPRADRTILFFPPAVSLAATMEMLPDRPDLGVGIQNIHWKDQGAFTGEISAPMARDTGARFALVGHSERRHVFGESDDDVRHKVAAAFDAGLVPVLCLGETLEQRRAGRVEEVILSQLDAALQDLPPHHIRQLLVAYEPVWAIGTGVNATPADASAAHAVLRRRLAEHVGDEAARRVPILYGGSVNPGNAAELLAAPQVDGLLVGGASLDPAGFARIAALQTRLD, encoded by the coding sequence GTGCGGACTCCCGTTATTGCGGGGAACTGGAAGATGCACAAGGGCCCCTCCGCCACGCGCGAGTTCTTCCGCCAATTCAAGCCTCGGTATTCCCCGCGCGCAGACCGGACCATCCTCTTCTTCCCGCCGGCCGTGTCGCTGGCGGCCACCATGGAAATGCTGCCGGACCGGCCCGACCTTGGGGTGGGCATCCAGAACATCCACTGGAAGGACCAGGGCGCGTTCACCGGGGAGATCAGTGCGCCTATGGCGCGAGACACGGGGGCCCGTTTTGCCCTGGTCGGTCACTCCGAGAGGCGACACGTCTTCGGCGAATCCGATGACGACGTCCGCCACAAGGTCGCGGCCGCCTTCGACGCCGGCCTCGTTCCCGTGCTTTGTCTGGGTGAGACCCTCGAGCAGCGGCGCGCGGGCCGCGTCGAGGAGGTGATCCTGAGCCAGCTCGATGCCGCGCTGCAGGACCTCCCGCCCCACCACATCCGGCAGTTGCTCGTTGCATACGAGCCCGTTTGGGCTATTGGCACCGGCGTCAATGCGACTCCCGCCGACGCCAGTGCCGCCCACGCCGTCCTGCGCCGCCGGCTGGCGGAGCATGTGGGCGATGAAGCCGCACGGCGCGTCCCCATCCTCTACGGCGGGTCCGTCAACCCCGGCAACGCCGCCGAGCTGCTCGCCGCGCCCCAGGTGGATGGTCTGCTGGTCGGCGGCGCCAGCCTCGACCCGGCGGGATTCGCCCGGATCGCGGCGCTCCAGACTAGACTAGACTAG
- the secG gene encoding preprotein translocase subunit SecG produces MRDHLHPERTGVFNFLLILLLLDGLLLMVIVLLQAGKGGGLAAVGGGAGTETFIGGRQAATLLTRATWVTAGIFLLLALMLSVMSSRRTRQPEPVLRQEFPQTAPAPQPVLPGVEPGQGTAPQGGAQRPARPAEPVPAPPAQR; encoded by the coding sequence TTGAGGGACCACCTGCACCCGGAGCGGACGGGCGTGTTCAATTTCCTGTTGATCCTGTTGCTGCTCGATGGCCTTCTCCTCATGGTCATCGTGTTGCTGCAGGCGGGCAAGGGCGGAGGGCTGGCCGCGGTAGGCGGCGGCGCAGGCACCGAAACCTTCATTGGCGGCCGTCAGGCCGCTACCCTCCTGACCAGGGCCACCTGGGTCACTGCCGGAATCTTCCTGCTCCTGGCACTGATGCTCTCGGTGATGTCTTCCCGCCGTACGCGGCAGCCTGAGCCTGTCCTGCGACAGGAGTTCCCGCAGACCGCGCCCGCGCCGCAGCCCGTGCTGCCTGGTGTGGAGCCGGGCCAGGGCACGGCGCCGCAGGGCGGCGCCCAACGGCCGGCTCGGCCGGCCGAGCCGGTGCCGGCTCCGCCGGCGCAACGATAA
- a CDS encoding alpha-ketoacid dehydrogenase subunit beta: MATVSRRAAAPREKPEHLRHTELGRPVTMLEAIREALWEEMERDPAVFLMGEDIGLYGGAFKVTEDFLEYFGEARVIDTPISEGGFTGAAAGAAHMGMRPVVEMQFMDFVSCAYEPLTNYIATSSWRGSGPLPLVVRGPVGGGVRGGPFHSQNPEMAFFHTPGLKIVYPSTCYDAKGLLKAAIRDEDPVLYFEHKKLYRLPALRQTLPQEDYVVPLGQARLHREGTHVSIVTYGMMVHESQRAAEQLQGEDGLSVEILDLRTLLPLDEEAILSTVQKTNRLLVVHEDTRTGGIAGEIAMRVSEKAFEWLDAPILRVTAIDTPVPYSPPLEDYFLPQVSDIVAACRYLAGY; the protein is encoded by the coding sequence ATGGCCACGGTTTCCAGACGTGCGGCAGCGCCGCGGGAGAAGCCGGAGCACCTGCGGCACACGGAGCTGGGCCGGCCCGTCACCATGCTGGAGGCCATTCGGGAGGCGCTGTGGGAGGAGATGGAGCGGGACCCGGCCGTCTTCCTGATGGGCGAGGACATCGGGCTCTACGGCGGCGCGTTCAAGGTGACGGAGGACTTCCTCGAGTATTTCGGCGAGGCGCGGGTCATCGACACACCGATCAGCGAAGGCGGATTCACGGGCGCCGCCGCGGGCGCGGCGCACATGGGGATGCGGCCGGTGGTCGAGATGCAGTTCATGGACTTCGTCTCCTGCGCCTACGAGCCGCTCACCAACTACATCGCCACCTCGAGCTGGCGCGGCAGCGGGCCGCTCCCGCTGGTAGTGCGGGGTCCAGTGGGCGGAGGCGTGCGGGGCGGGCCGTTCCACTCGCAGAACCCGGAAATGGCGTTCTTCCATACGCCCGGCCTGAAGATCGTTTACCCCTCCACCTGCTATGACGCGAAGGGGCTGCTCAAGGCGGCCATTCGCGATGAGGACCCGGTGCTGTACTTCGAGCACAAGAAGCTTTACCGTTTGCCCGCGCTTCGGCAGACGTTGCCGCAGGAGGACTATGTAGTCCCGCTCGGGCAGGCGCGCCTTCACCGCGAGGGCACGCACGTCTCGATTGTGACCTACGGCATGATGGTCCACGAGAGTCAGCGGGCGGCCGAGCAGTTGCAAGGCGAGGACGGTTTGAGCGTCGAGATCCTGGACCTGCGCACGCTGCTGCCCCTCGATGAGGAAGCCATCCTCAGTACTGTTCAGAAGACCAACCGGCTGCTGGTCGTGCACGAGGATACGCGAACCGGCGGGATCGCCGGGGAGATCGCGATGCGCGTGAGCGAGAAGGCGTTCGAGTGGCTGGACGCGCCGATCCTGCGGGTCACGGCGATCGACACGCCGGTGCCCTATTCGCCGCCGCTCGAGGACTACTTCCTTCCCCAGGTCAGCGACATCGTGGCGGCTTGCCGCTACCTGGCGGGGTATTAG